GGTTAATTTAATTGCTTTTCAAGGTAAAATAAATAGTCCACGCCATGTCTACCACCGAAGAATCTTTCAAAGACAAGTTAGTAAATTCATTATCGCAGCAATTGAGCGAATATGAATTATTAAAAGCTATGTATGACGATGAAATTGCTCTAACTGATAGTAAGGTACTTGAAGATATTACCAATTTTGTAGAGAGTACATTGGAATCTGAATACACACCTAGTCACTTAGATTTTGTTTTAAACCTCAATGTAGAGGGTTTAAAGTTAGAGATTAGTGTAAACCTGCCCAGCTTTTATCCAGGTGAAGAGCCTGATTTATATGTGAGGAGTAACCAGTTGAGTCGTCATCAAGAAACTAGCCTAAATACAGAATTATCccagtatataaaaaataactttgtagAAGAAGTTTGCATATATTCTGCTGTGTCATGGCTACAAGACAATGTAGCGAAATTCAGTAAACAGAAAGTTGATAAATCAGACAATGTAGAGGTGTCTGCTGCATCTAAAAGTCCTATCACTGAAAAATTTGTCAGGCTGTGGATATATTCACACcacatatataataaaaaaaaaagagatgaaATAGAATCAAGAGcaaaagatttaaaattaactgGTTTTTGCTTACCTGGAAAACCTGGTATAGTTTGTATTGAAGGCCCAGACAGGGATTGTAAAGAATGGTGGTCAATTATTAGATCTATGACATGGAAGAAAATAGCTATAAAAACTACAGAAACATTCAATATTTCAGAACAAGCCAAGGCACAAAAGTTTAGTAAATTCGAGGAAATTCATTTTCCTAATTCAGCAGCTCGTAATAAGCATGCAGACATGAGTGGGCTTTCTAAATACATGGAAGAACATGGGTTAATCGACATCTTCAAAGATTTGTTTGGTCTAGGTGAagtttgacagttttttttatttcctaaaaaaattGGATATTTTGCTAGTCACTACGCAAGCTGCTGCTATCCTGCTAGAATATCTCTTTACACTGTTGTCTACTATAGACTACACTAGATAGTATAGGTACTAAAGTGAATATGATTATTACATtcacaaaattaatttattttttgtaaagcatttttattttcaataaatattgagTAGCAACAATAATAGTGAGTAGAATCATGtagaataaataagtatataagaTATGTGGGTAATTGTTTATTAACTTTGTAAATCATCTCATTTGGTCTCTTCATTACCTAATCAGTGTCTGAATACCTAACTACTCTTACTATCTATGAAATAACATTGAACTGTTATGTAACAGATGACTTATATTAAGTTATGTCTTCAAACTATTTATTACAATACCTATTGTCTTACAATGTATCATTTCACTTATTTATTCAAGATgtaagtatttaatatgtaaattgACATTGGtgttacttacctatttactttaTGCTTTATTTAAGTTATGAATTTACCTAATTGGAAATAAGCTGCCATTACATTTTGTATTATATCTGAACccttatttatttcttacttttacaAGTTGAGTTGTTTACGTTTTTATGCACTTTGCTCTGTTGCATTGGTTTGGTAactgttttaaaatttgaacaACATTTCTGgtctttataatttttacttgtataatttaattaataaacaaaatatattttctagAGAAGTGAATTTTCACTACCTACTTgcttatcaaaataataaacaacaattacCTACCCTACCCTGGACATTGTAACtgtacagtaggtaggtatgtatagtaCACTCAATGTGTCACTGTCGATGAATTggattcatcatcccagcctatatacgtcccactgctgggcacaggcctcctatcagaacaagagggcttgggccgtagttcccacgcgggcccagtgcagattgggaacttcacacgcaccattgaattgcttcgcaggtttgtgcaggtttcctcacgatgttttccttcaccgcaaagctcgtggtaaatttcaaatgtgattccgcacatgaatttcgaaaaactcagaggtgcgagccggggtttgaacccatgaccctctgcttgagaggcgataggtcaaaccactaggccaccacggcttgaatTGGATTATGTGAGTGTAAACATTGATCTGGACCTGTAGTCTGTTATTTTTGTTGTAGCTGTTACTATACTTTGTGTTTATTCTTGCTGGCTCTAAAATagcaaataataattgaaattttcttttgtaaggagttatattttaaaataatggactTATTGTGTGCCGGAGTAAGcatagaaaatttaaaacattacaaatagaCATACTTAGGTACAGTTTGAATGGAGCTATAGGGGTTCAGTCAGTTGAGTCAGtattgtaaaattataatttatatatgtaCCAGTAATATACTatactataggtagagtcattcacgatgacgcgtgccgtgcttgtacaatgtcattaatggctaattttgacaaaatcacgcgtcttcgtggatggcactaggtatatatttttgacgGCTGGAAAACCTTGATTCCAAGCAAGGACCAGCAAAACATTGGGCGAGCATTTTATTGCCAAGCCAAGCCTAATACTACGAActagtgcaaaattcgaacttcgtatcttgccgtcccgctgatccGCTGACGTGACGCTAAtactagaggtgagacgtatttactgaaataggttttggcttggacgcgtgagtacgcgttcccgcccgcgattcttttagcgtacgagtatttaggagtatggcggcggctgacaacgttccgccaactttaaaacaagcatttatgtacattattgaaaaatttataaaaattgctgacagtcctaagcctgtataaagtatgtaGGGAAGGTTTAGTCGGTattgaatataaaaattaaaaaaaaaagaagtgtgaagactgaactattacgcggtagttcgatattcgtaaaactactaaaactagtacggtttatacgcaatcacggggggaatcattttgtttacacaatgagttaagtaagtactcgtagatactcgaggacctagtctttggatctgctctttttgtggacgcgtactcgcaagactcagtccgcgttttgcctagtacgtgtCTCACCTCTATGAAGTCGAATTACTACTTAGTTGTGTATTGTgctataggtagtcattcatgatgacgcgtgccgtggttcttattacaatgtcattaatggctaataaTGGctaaagaaatgtcactagcactcgatgattccatttttgtaagtttacattcgcactcttaaataatgtccacggaaaattcgcaaggttcccgccaattttttttttttttttttagtttttatacttTTCTTGGCACCCCTACTGgcgggtgtagttaatgtacggcTTGTTAGTgcacgcttaaataatgcacggcctgataatccgtgattatgtgcacgaattatcatgccgtgcattatcaccccgtaccgaactagcagggaaccaataatgtacgcgcaataatgtacgacgtgataatcccaAGCATTAtatcttccgattatcatgccttacgatttccgtgattgaaataaaaaaatacctaacgaagGGCGAGAGCGACGAGCGAGGCTACCGCCTCGCTCGCACGCCTTCGCCCTTCATTTACCCTAACCCTGCCGGGTCGAATCTGCTCCGACTATAAcgatctcgctcgctgcgctcgctcgatccaCAGCGAAAGGTCTATTCATTCAAATCGATtagattcagattatcacgtcgtacattatcactacgtacattacagcgcgcaCAATATTTTGTAcaccctgataatgcgcgaccatgataatgtacggcatgataatcggaatcaataatgcttcggattatcaagtcgtacattattgcgcgtacattccgagttgtacactATTGTTTCTcgccagtagcagatatttttacccgcgacccgcgatctgtcaaatttcggatgggcgccaggttggccaactacatacaaagttttttttttaatatacggttaattattgtttttggtaggattggtcgcaacaattttttgtacgcaatctgacaaatttcataagaccgccagattgaccaacctaacactagatttttttatagtatgcAGGCTAACTTTAAAGCCttaaggcccacttgcagtaaacacataaatctcgagttagagttaagctcagtttagtagtgtcaaagtGTAttgaactgtcaagcttaagcacagaatatataatatactaaGTAACTTGCTTATTATTGATTAAGcttggattaactactaaatctagatttattttttcctgcaagacggcctaaagCAGAAATACTTGTGTTTCCTCTGTGTtggtgcaattaaaataaaaaatctaaaacaatgcaataaaggatttttatacattttttctgctctagagcagaaaagtccggcttgctttgtgctgggtatttagtgcggttatgatgaaattaaagcatagttggaagaaaaaaccttttcatctctcctgatcggagtttaattttcatgggtagatagccggatggaaaattgcgttttcatctctagggtggaaggtttttttttaaattttttgtttagccacggagtcgaagacaATTGAGTTatgtcaatgacacttttttacgTTACGGCAtagccatctagatgcacgtcgtaaCCAAGGAGCTTACATacctacaacactggaggttgaacgccgaacatccgtttgaaacaagaaatttaatCTTTAATACGCCatgaacatattccatctctttccttagttaggttaagaaagagatggaagtcattcatgaaatgtgaaagaaactgttggaaaatataaataagtaataaagatcACTCTTCTTCGTTTGGCGTttaacctccagttttgtaggtatataagctccttggtcgtgaccaactcgtttttatttatagtcggccgtggcaagcggccaggtcgaaaaggtaccgttggaggttgggtataagtaaattcaatttactgaatactgaaattcaatttaatgttattttcatttttttgtactattttactttcctcacagtcgaaatgaaaagtagtctaactcgggtgaaataggtgactttccacccttggttatcaatctactattaataacCGGTCAGACACAATATATATACTGtgctgctgtcaggtgtcattggcagtaatggttgCTATTGCTAACCaattgctaacctaaagcgactTGTTTGTTGCCATCAAAGAGTAGTTGCCATtaagcaaaaaagtttttgtttttaaaaaacgcagtgattatatactctttggtttttaacccccgacgcaagaagaggggtgtttgttataaataagtttgaTATTTATTGAGACTGACTGAACCGagttttgtttaaattgttaatttgctcagtgaatattttttacattaagAATAAATTTGCTTGTGACAATTCTATGTAAGTATTTTGATTATCTTTGATGTACACTGCGCAGTCAGTTATCATAAAAATAACTGTGCTCCGATTTCTACATCATGTATCATTGCGGAATGCGCCAAATAGAAGAGCGGCATGTCGCTAATCAAGTTGATCTCATGGTTTGGAGTAACAGACTTGATCTGCTGGCTCTGAGCAATTTCAAAGGTAAGTTTATTTTTGAGTACTTAGTTTTTCTTAAGTCATCTAATTTTTACATACATGCATGATTAAATTTACGTAATTATTCCAACTTCCAGGGGAAGTTCAAGTGCACAGATTGAATTGGCAAAAGGTTTGGAATTTGTCACCGCCAAAAGAAAATATAACCGTGCAAGCACTTGCTTGGAGACCTGATGGAAAGGTACTAGTAATGTATTTCTTTACTTATACCTACCGAGTGAAGAAGCTAGAGAGTTAAGTAGAAAGAAATAAGACATTACTAAAGCTTTTTAATGGAAAATTTGTTGCTTACGGACTACTCAATTAGCTTTGATAGATAATGAATAGAGCCCAGATTTTTATTGCAGTGATgtcacaatagggtagtttgggGAATAATTGGAACGGTTTTGATTAATGCGGCTgtataaatgatgatgatgatgtgtgtgtGAGGACGGTCCCAAAGACCATACACCGTCCAAAAACATCTACATgcaaaaaaacaccaacaacaAGCGAGTGGatataaaaacataacaaaatttttgatttttgtaattacttgtaatatgttttttatatgggtattaaattttaatttaaagaaagaaaatcattTCTTCGTAACAACATGGGAAGATgggtagaaataaaaatacaaacaaaatacaataaaaaggtTGATTGGCAGATCCCTGCAggaagtccgcctttgtacttttttatgtaacttttttctttttcctttttgtacaataaagagtataaacaaacaaacaataaactcgcatggtcccaaatcaacaatctgccggtcttcctTTCTCACACAcacattgtcatcatcatcatcatttacacaACCATATTAATTGACACCATTAcatttactccccaaactaccctattgtgacATCATTGCAACAGAAATCCGGGGTCtaataatgaaacaaaaagCGGAAAATATAACTTGGTCATTATTATGAGTGTTTCAACTGTCTTACTTTCATGTTCACATTTCTTATGAAGtagctgtagattttgatgtcatttttggttattttttttagaaatccAGTGTGTCTACCAAATCACTGTGAACTGTATCAGATTCTTCAGCCATttctatgaaaattaaaatgatttggAACAAACACTCAAATAATAAATCAACTATAACCAATCTTTCAGGCATTAGCCATTGGCTACAGCTCTGGCAGTGTGCACATAGTGGATATAGAAGACAAAGAAATCCTTGATAAATATGAATTGGAGCAAGAGCCTTCAGAAGAGTTTGAGGAATCAAAACATTTTGGGATCACATGCATCACCTGGGCTGTTAGAGCAACTACTCTGGAAAGCGCCACAGAATACAATTTGtatgtaagtagtttttttttttcattcaaccGGATGGCAAACgcgcatgtgggtctcctgatggtaagagatcaccaccgcccatagacacctgcaac
Above is a window of Choristoneura fumiferana chromosome 2, NRCan_CFum_1, whole genome shotgun sequence DNA encoding:
- the LOC141443160 gene encoding RWD domain-containing protein 2B, producing the protein MSTTEESFKDKLVNSLSQQLSEYELLKAMYDDEIALTDSKVLEDITNFVESTLESEYTPSHLDFVLNLNVEGLKLEISVNLPSFYPGEEPDLYVRSNQLSRHQETSLNTELSQYIKNNFVEEVCIYSAVSWLQDNVAKFSKQKVDKSDNVEVSAASKSPITEKFVRLWIYSHHIYNKKKRDEIESRAKDLKLTGFCLPGKPGIVCIEGPDRDCKEWWSIIRSMTWKKIAIKTTETFNISEQAKAQKFSKFEEIHFPNSAARNKHADMSGLSKYMEEHGLIDIFKDLFGLGEV